The DNA window tttagcaggctgtgggccttggcaaatgcacacggtttttcaattgttttgtttagtgctggcttctgggcactgattcgaccatggaggccatttcggacagaatccgacaaaccgttcagGTTGaaacagggacttcaggggaccaagtctggtggagctctgctgcagtggaaatgggctggccttggatttcgagccaacaaacggtcctcccgagcagttgtcttgcggggtcgcTGACCGGGCTTGTCagaaacatctccagtgtcttcagatgttttttaatttcttgtactgATGCTGAGAcaattgaaggtgtctgccacatcagcagtggatctggtctcgcctcttgataatcaaaactttagtctcagggtgaatcttaggcatgtttgcagatgtctagttgcagttgatgtgaaggtctagtgtactggggttgtttttatacacacctgagacctaattgatccattattagtcccaggtgaagctatATGACAAGCAACAAcaacttatgtctttgcaaaaatggactcaatgggctttacaagcgtgtgaatattagaatactttttgacagtttcgttttgcagtaacattattacaaaagctgttgggattaaatgaTCCATtcatgtaaataaatcttgattagaatatATGTCAGCGGCACTtcggtcaatttgtacacaagcgacagacttgtcagggactgtagagaaaaacaataaatattgcGAAAGTAAGGAgccaaaattatgtttttggttatttttgataaataactgctgtagtataaccagcagtcccatatctatgtgtctagcctttttagaaacctgaatcatcatttctattgAATGATTTTGGCAAAcgaaattcaccaaaattatgttttgggttatttttgataataactgctgtagtataaccagcaggggtccttctatgtgtctagcccttttagagacctgaatcatcatttctataataactattgaatgattttggCTAaagaaattcaccaaaattacaaatatgggtatttttgagaaataactgctgtagtataaccagcaattcaattcaattcaattcaattttatttatagtatcaattcataacaagagttatctcaagacactatacagatagaccacactccaaaatttacaaggaaccaacagttctagtagtttcctcttCAGCAGGGGTCCACCTCtatgtctagccctttaagagacctgaatccTCATTTCTATaagaactattgaatgattttggCAAaagaaattcaccaaaattaggttttgtgttatttttgataaataactgttgtagtacaaCCGGCAGTCCCatatctatgtgtctagcctttttagaaacctgaatcagcatttctataataactagcCTATTGAATTAATTTTGTAAAAGAAATTcaacaaaattgtgtttttggttatttttgataaataactgttgGAGTACAACTACCAGTACACAAGTAATAAACAAGGTAAGTATGGAggcactaccttatttaatgagtaaattaatgaatatttgTGGTATCTCTAGTCggtgttttaatttgtagacggtccctagcCCTCGTCTCGCTGCGTCTCTCACCGGCTGCTGTAGAGAACAATGTGATTCTCCAGATTAAGGACGGTTCGTTTGGATGAAATGAGTTTGTAGCTCGTTGTAACCTTACTACGAAAGGAATNNNNNNNNNNNNNNNNNNNNNNNNNGATAAGTCGAATCAGAGTTATTGATCCCGGAAGTTTGAATCTGCGAATGTCTTTCTAATTTTACCGAAGTAGTCAGCTGCCCAGGTAAGTTAGGTTCAGAGTTctgcatgaaatgaaaaaaataatgattgaaatattgaaaatatgttaatattATTGTCACCTTTTTCCCTTACTTGATTCTGCATACTGTGGTAGCCTACCTATGAGTCTTGGCATTGTAGAAATTAGATGCAACTAAATACTGTGCCTAAGAGTGTGGACAgcattatttttatcatttgaaCTTGATAATACTGTATAAAATTATCCATTAGAAAATAATCTAGCTAAGGAGTTCTGCTCTAGGAAAATCATACTATCATGAAACTAAACCAGGAATCTACTATGTCTGCCTAGATCATTCATTAGTGAATTTACACAAATCcctaattttcaaaaaactttCTAGTTACATAGTTCTGTGTTTTCCCTACCATGATGGTCCAAttttatgttaaaatgaatTGTTGTTGTCACAGTAGAATAATGTGTCAATATATGTTTATGTTCTGCCCTGATCTGTCCGGTTGGGGTTCCATACGCTAAAACAACCGcctcgctctacattatcccttacatTCAGGATGGCAGCTAATGGCTACCATACActagactgtaaaaaaatactaaggtctgacaccatctcacatcaAAAGACAATCTGTCATAATGTCACTGAGTTTTTAGTCACAGACTAAAAGGTTTTACTACCAAGACAATTTACGGTAACGTCAAACATGTTTGATTTAGTCGGAACAACAAGACGGGAAAAAGACTTGACAGCTCGGACTGAGTTTTATGTCCACCTTACACAAATGATTTGAGACGACGGTACAAGCCACAACTCCAGCACACTctcatgattattttttttcaatgatagAAATGTGTCTGCGACAGTGAAATTGCTTAAAAAGTTGTTTGGTTTAAGGTTAccataacaaaatacaaaataaaaacatgtcataGAACTCCCTGCAGTAGCTTAACATAtgagtgcttttatttttctggtAATATAATAGCTTACATTCACCATTAGTGGCATATCTTGATAAACCTTACATTGAATAGTCAATAAACAAATTATAAATAAGGTGAAATATAAAAGCATTAATTTTCTTTAACAATAATTCCCTACTTTGACAATCAGTTATAGATAcacttattaaaatatgaaatgatTAGTGTATATGATGTAATAGTGTCATTTGCACGTGCCAGAGAAGCCGTCACaggtttttaaattgcttttcaaGGTCGATTATGACTGGAATGGACATGGATTATGAATGGACACATATTCATATATgttaatgtatttaatatattattttcagAATCTAAACAGACCATTTGATAGTTTCTTTCaatcaatacaaatgtaaatcagctactgtataaatataatctaagacattttaagaaatgCTCAAAATTATTCTTTCATTCTTCTTTCTGAGAAGAGCAAAACTCGGGTTTGTTAATAAAATAAGAATAGTTGGTCCACCTGAggagttcatcatgtttttttttcatcctctgTCTTCCTTGATTGTatggtttctgtaaataacatcacagagtacggtctagacctgctctttcatGAAAAGAGCAATGAGATAGCTGTTGTGATTTAATGCtatataattaaaatttaattgaaaattgaaattttatttatttgacggGTTAAATGCTGCTACTACTGTAGCAACTCTGGAGGAAGAGGGGTTGGTGCTCGATCACTGAAGTCTCGGGTCATGTGGATGCACCAACAGTGttattgtcattacttagaattcttcatgggggcaacagaaactacgcatTATAGCTTGAAAACTCTATATAAGCATTTTATTGTAAAGTCAACAGAGATAGTGAACTGTGAAAAACACTTCCGGAACCAGAGCCATTTAAAAAGTGGGTGGCACTGTCAAGGTCTATAGCCTTACTGCACACATACTCACGGCCAGAAGACTACACTGTTTAACCACTACAAAAACCCAAGAGTGCTTTATTGTTGGTACTTAAGGTCTACTGTTTACACAAAGAAGACTTAATTGGTGTTTAATTGcttaactaaaactaaacctACTAAAAGTttttataaagtaaaaaaaaattaaataaagtaaaaagtgccattttaaacAAAGCTCAATGTGGGATCtgtcgtgcgtgcgtgcgtgcgtgcgtgtgtgtgtgtgtgtgtttgtaggcaGTGGACAGCAGTCTGTAACTGGAGTGGAGAATGCAGATGATGCCAACAGTTATTGGCAGATTCGTGGGAAGCCCAACCGTCCGTGTCAACGCGGGGCAGCCATCAAGTGTGGTCAGGCCATACGCATCACACACATGAAGACTGGTCGAaacctccacacacaccacttcaGCTCACCGCTGTCTAATAACCAGGTCAGACAGTCACACTCACTGTTATTTGTTGtacatgtgtatttttttaatatatagtttttggacaatggagctctatggcacaaAGGAAGATAAGTCAGGCCTtggataaaaacacatttttgttagTAGGatacattcattgtttgtttagGTCTGTTCTCTTAATACTGCAGGAAGTCAGCGCCTTTGGAGAGAATGGCGAGGGTGACGACCTGGACGTGTGGACAGTGCAGTGTGACGGCATCCACTGGGAGCGTGATGAGGCTGTGCGCTTCAAACACGTTGGCACTGATGTCTTCCTGAGCATAACAGGCGAGCAGTACGGCCACCCCATCCGCAGCCAGCGAGAGGTGCATGGCATGACCACTCCTAACCAGCACAACTGGTGGCGCTCCATGGAGGGTGTCTTCCTCCAGCCCAGCCAGGTGCCGCTGCGCCACGATGAGCTCTGACATCATCACTGAGAGGCGCAAAGCATGTTTAATCCTGTTCATGTGGAGGTTTTACAAGTCTCCTGGACCAAATTATGTCATGTATGAATGATGTAGAATATTTGACTGATAACTCATCTTTTTACATGTGAAGCACTCAGGCACCGAAGAAAAGGGCgataatgttatttttgaataaAATCAGTGATACTCTATGTAGTGTAGCCACATAGTCTATTTATCAGTGTCCTCGATGGAGAATTTCTTAAGGGACAAAAtgctttttgtaaaaaaaatcaaaaaaaaatcaaggcaTAACATTAACCATTTATCATACCATATTTGAGTAGTCAATTGATAGAAAagtaatcaattaaaaaaattgatcactTGTAAAAGTCAATTATCAAACATAATACCAAACGTTGCTTGTGCTTGTTTCAATATTGTTGGTTGGACAGAAATAACTGTTAATGTGACATCTTTCAATTGTGAAGGGAAGTCAGCTTGATGTATCTTTTATCTGCTGTTTCCTTGGAAAACCACTGCATTTTAGGTGGTCAACCTTTGCCTTGAAGCTTCTGCAGAAGAGCTTGGGAAGAACATTTGGAAACACCGGCTTGTAATTTCTGCCTGTGAGAGACCCTTCCTGACAGACCTTGTGTCTTGTTGCTAAACTGATTCCCCTGGTGTAAGAATTTTTAGATTAAACTGTCTTCATTAATCTCACCTATTTGTATGGCTGTTCCTCACCAGTTTCTGTTAATGATTGTGGTGCAACTTACATATTATGTTGTTGATCATTAATATCTGTTTGGTGTAAATGTAAGGTTTAGTCATACTGCATATATTGTGTTTTTGGAAAGTGGTCTGTTACTTTGTTACTGTCTTTCTAACAGCATACAAATATCTCACTATTTGCAAAAGGAATGTTTTGAAAGCATTTCACTTCCATAAGAGAAAACCAATGCTGCTTTGACAAAGAACTAAAAGTTAAAATCTACATTTCCTATAATGCAGCTTGGTAACATTCATAGAACCCTCCCAGTTTGGAGAATGGGCACGTCTTTCAAACTTCACGCCCACAGTTTGTATTTGCAGGCTCTTTGTAATCTCTAAATCCAAGCTGAGATAAACTGATAATAAATATTATAGTAATGTCAACAGGGATTATTTTCTCAGAATTGAGGGAGCTCTTCCTGAGccacaaattattaaaaaaaacaaaaatgtgtacgGGCTGAGAAGTGCTCAACGTGATGATTAAAGTGACCTTTATGTGATAAATCAATAAACCAATTAAATCATAATCActagaaaaaataaatgactggTTGGGTTCTGGGGCCCTAGTATAGACTGTGGGCTCTAGGCAAAACATAAAGCTGTTATTTCAAATCAACAAGGTGCCCCAGGCCCCTCTGGTGGTTTTATTTGTCCCCAAAAAGTAATTTGAACTCAGGTTTTGTCATGTTAAATTCTAAAATAAAGGCTAATGAGTCATAGTAGTCCTGTGTACTGAACTGTGCCCTTGATCACCATCAGCAGCATAAGAAATGACAGCAACTTAGAACTTTCCTCCTCCCATAATATAAAGTCTTCAATTGCTAAAGTCCTCtaactgacaaaaacaaaaattgctAACAAGTTGGAAAGTTACTCCACAGCCACACTCTTAAGAGTGGAGCTCTGGACAGCAATGTAAACCTGGTCTGAATTCtctcttaaaggtgccctgtggagttttctgTTTGATCTTTGTACAACTTAATCCACACACCAGCCGGCCAGTTGGCTGTACTCATAAATTACTTGACTTTTAGTTGTTTATTAGTTCTATTAGCTCATAGTTTAGACAAAAATAATAGTCTGGCAACAACTATGGCATGGGCTTTATCAAAACCACCTTGACTTAGCATATTCAAGGGTTATTCATTAACATTAAGTTTGCTGTAAAGAAAAAGGCTATATAATTATGGTCACAGTGGTAAATTGGTACACTTCTAAATCAATTTCATTTAACCTGTGTAGTCTACAGAATCTTTTAGGTCCAGTGAATGtgcaaaactaaaatatattttttcttattaattAAAGTCGATAAATTAATAGAAAAATGAATCAGATACATTTGTGATAGTTGAGTAATTGTTTAAGTCACTTTTTTAAGcagaaaatattaaacattacaTAAACCTGACAAGAAATGACTTGGTTTGAACATCAGCTGCTTTACACGTTTGTTAAAAAATGGTAAACCCCATTTTAGTGTAATTAGTttctaatttaaatttttcccaATCAAGGAGCAGCTATGAAGAAGAGTAAAATTGTAATGACTTGTCACATCACATGTTTTAAAGCTCAGATTCATCAccttaacagaaaaaaacacaatcatgtTGATTGTGGTAATGTGAAATATTCTACCTTCACAAcaatttcattgttttgtttttcaatctcTGTACATATAACAGATTCATGTTAAAAGTTAATTAGCATTTTTAAAGTGGAgaatacagtttattttttaaaagcagacaTTTGTCAATCAGTCTTTGTGAAGCTACTaatgttctttaaaaacatttccacaTTTAAGATTTACAGCAGCACTATATTGCATGATACTTTTAAATACTTCATACTTTTAATTACTAATGACACATTTGATGTAGACCATTGTGTGATGTATCATCAGAGATGCGAAGTAACGAACTTTGCTACTgtagtagatttttctgatatttttacgtTACAATTTTTTGTGGTGacgttttacttttactccttacattttaacacaaatatgggtactttctactccttacatttaaaaaaaaattggctcattactttagttttgtaaatTAGGTCGTCATGTCggacaacaacacagacacgtGCCTCACACCACGAGCGGGCGCGCACCACATGGAGAAGAaagtgaaggaaaataaaaaggataatcagttgggattgtgtgtgtgcatctttgagAACATTgttgtataacttatgttgtcagttcatttaagcctgttgttgtatgtgtctgtagttctggcacaattaaagtaagttagctagtgatttagttgtttgtgttcttccccTGTTAGCTACATTGCACGTTGAATCCGCAGAGAGatgttgtctctgtctgtgttttaacagacacacctgggggcagttggaaaccagaatcagctttaaatacagtccttatctagtcctcactaacaagtttcaaataatttcactggagttattgTTATGATTGTTTGTTgttcaataccatattcaatctaattggatgggactatactgtatgttgcactTGACGAACCACTAAGACGACTCAAAAGATTCTGaggcattctgcattcatttgtggCAAATCATTATGGCTTAGTGGCGCTAACGTTAGTGTTATAATAGTATGgacggcgacatgattgaaaatgaagaaaacagagatcccagagatttggcagacaagcagcaagatgTTCCCAATTATTCTCGGCCTTAtcagagagagatgtttgagatagtcggcatcaagaatgactcctggccaatgtgctgcataactctaaaagtatggggaacttcttaattaatgtctgttttgtaattcatattttacccTTATTTCctttccaaaagtcaaatttgagcacacacacatacatgtagatttatttaaattttaaggacaagattaaaaaagagaaacttgatctgtgaattctcacagaatcacagttgaattcatatcttgctactcagtcagaatcttgttaacctggagtcccagtctctgtcacaataataacatatgtgatgttttaggcctattggctgacatccatttaaaaagtAGGCAAAGGCATAAAGAGACTTTTTCCtagtccactgaagtttctcagtgtgctctctagtaacatgtgtgtggtccaggtagctttgtcatttgcaaggctatacttttacttatatactttaagtaaatttccaagcctgttctttgttacttttacttgagttacGAAGTTAAAacagtatttctacttttaccagagtattttttaagtaggggaagtgagtacttttgcaggtgtttctggctctagagctgtggagtctggatctgtggttggagtcacctgctgcctccatgttcctgctcaacaccctctactacaattctccatgtctctctctgtctgtctgtctgtgtctctctctctctgtctctttttcttacCCCCAActggtcgaggcagatgaccgcccaccctgagccatggttctgcttgaAGTTTCTGCCTCTTGCAAGAAATTTTTTCCTTGCCtttgtcgcctagtgcttgcgcTTGGTTGGAActtttgggtttttgtaaataacatcacagagtacggtctgtTGTTGTAATTTAGCGCtatacaaatcaaatcaaattaaattgaattattgCTATGAGTCATGAGTTAGTTTCCTTATTCCTCCTTATAAAGCTTTGGATGAAACCAGCAAATAGCATGTACTTTGTAGCCTACGTTTTCATATACATTCttttcaatatatatttttttcatgacaCCTAAAG is part of the Etheostoma spectabile isolate EspeVRDwgs_2016 unplaced genomic scaffold, UIUC_Espe_1.0 scaffold342, whole genome shotgun sequence genome and encodes:
- the sdf2l1 gene encoding stromal cell-derived factor 2-like protein 1, coding for MEMIYVVRGFVKSLLFLLLWANCEGRESEFNHVTCGSLVKLLNTRHNVRLHSHDVKYGSGSGQQSVTGVENADDANSYWQIRGKPNRPCQRGAAIKCGQAIRITHMKTGRNLHTHHFSSPLSNNQEVSAFGENGEGDDLDVWTVQCDGIHWERDEAVRFKHVGTDVFLSITGEQYGHPIRSQREVHGMTTPNQHNWWRSMEGVFLQPSQVPLRHDEL